The genomic DNA TGACAAGAAAAGGGTAATAAGAGAAACTTGTTTTGTGTTGATTATTGCTGGAATACTAACTAGTTTCTTTTACTTTGTTTTCTTATTTATGTGATTAGTTACTAGTTAAGAAACTAATCACTAAATATTTTTTTAATTAAAGTTTTTAATTAGATGAGCATTAATACAGAGTACTACAAAATTCTCAATTTAAGCGAGAATGCTTCTATCGCTGAGATAGAAGAATCTTATGAAAAATTAAGCGATCAAGTTCACGCAGGTAAAGGAAGTAGAGAAATAAAGAATATTCGACTAGAACAATTAAGAAAAGCTTATTCTTCACTAATTGAATTCAAAATGGAAGCAGAAGATGAAAAATTAGGACTTACTTCTTCATTCAGATGATATGTAGCGAGAAGCTACATAGCTAATGAAGATAAGTTAATAGAGTCACTTTGAGACAAAATAAGACAACACAAAATGGTTGATTCTGTAAAGGAAATTGTTTCCTTTAAAGAAACAGTAATAGATGAAGGAGAAGAAATATTCCCTGATTCAGCTGAATTACCTAAATTAGCTTTCAAGAATAGCAAAACAACTATATGAGTTAAGTTAAAGAATGGTAATTTCAGAAAGATTAGATTGAGGGTTAAGAGACCCTTCAAATGTTTCATATTCTTCAATATGCTAAATGATCTTGATGTGTTTGTAAAGATCAATAGTTGAGCATTAGGACTAAGTTTCCTTGAATTCCCTAACTTAAAAGTGATTTCCGAAGAGGAAATTAAGGAAATGAAGGGAAAAGTTAGTGATGAAATCCCTGACTTAAATGAATATATTGGTGAAAAAGGTTATGAAATAGTATCTGGATCAGTATCTAAGCACGTTAATGAAAGTGCTTCAGTATACATGAGAGATGAGGAAGATGATGAGGAAGGAGTTCACCTAATAGAAAAAGAAGAAAAGTTTGCTGGTGAAGTAAAAGAAGAAGAATACAGTTATGGTCCAACTGACAGAACGAGAGAAAA from Mycoplasma suis str. Illinois includes the following:
- the nusG gene encoding transcription termination/antitermination protein NusG: MSINTEYYKILNLSENASIAEIEESYEKLSDQVHAGKGSREIKNIRLEQLRKAYSSLIEFKMEAEDEKLGLTSSFRWYVARSYIANEDKLIESLWDKIRQHKMVDSVKEIVSFKETVIDEGEEIFPDSAELPKLAFKNSKTTIWVKLKNGNFRKIRLRVKRPFKCFIFFNMLNDLDVFVKINSWALGLSFLEFPNLKVISEEEIKEMKGKVSDEIPDLNEYIGEKGYEIVSGSVSKHVNESASVYMRDEEDDEEGVHLIEKEEKFAGEVKEEEYSYGPTDRTRENIVIEKLKANDFVYVSEMGTKGVVLSVDVKQRIVTVNINLFGRNQTIKCKPEQLKEF